Below is a window of bacterium DNA.
CGGCGGCTCTGGCCGACAACCACGCCGTAAAAATCGCCAACAAGGGCGGTATGGGCAATTACCTCACCGACGCCAAGGGTATGACCCTCTACTGGTTCGCCAAGGACGCCCCCGGCAAGAGCGCCTGCACCGGCGGCTGCGTGGACAAATGGCCCCTCTACTTCCGTGAGAAGGTGGCCCCGCCCGAGGGCGTCAAGGCCGAGGATTTCACGACAATCATGCGCGAGGACGGCAAATCCCAGACCGCCTTCCGCGGCTATCCCCTCTATTATTTCGTTTCCGACAAGGCCAGCGGCGATACGACGGGCCAGGGCATGGGAAGCGTCTGGTTCGTCATCGACCCCGCTTCGTTCCCGGCGAAGAAATAGGTCCCCCGGCATGACCGCGGCGGAAGGATACAAGTGCGACAGTTGCGGCAGGCGGGAGACGGCGGAAGGAGGCGGTCCGGACGCGCCGGTCTGCTGCGGCCTTCCGATGAGGCCCTTTGACCTCCTCTACACGATGGAAAACCCCGAAAGGCCGGCCGATATCGGGGCGGATTTTGTCTGCGGGGTTTGCGGGCGGGAGGTAACCCTGCCTACCGGAGAAAGCGGGCCGCTCTGCTGCGGGCAGCCGATGGAGGAAGCCAACTGACCGGTATAGTCAACTGCGCGCAAGGACTGCAAAGATGAAGAAGAACGTCGGGAACGTCGAACGCGCGGCAAGGGTTGCCGCCGGTCTTGGGATATTGTCGCTGGTGTTCATTCTTGAAGGGAATATCAGGTTTCTCGGGCTTCTGGGCATTGTCCCCATAATCACCGGGTCAACCGGAATATGCCCGCTTTACACCACCCTCGGAATCAGCACCATCAAAAAACCGAAAGGCTAGCTCGTACAAGCTTGGGCCCCCTGGAATTACCCCAGGGGGCTTTCGATTCCTACCCGCCAA
It encodes the following:
- a CDS encoding DUF2892 domain-containing protein — protein: MKKNVGNVERAARVAAGLGILSLVFILEGNIRFLGLLGIVPIITGSTGICPLYTTLGISTIKKPKG